The window TTGGTGATTGTTGACCATCCACTTGTACCAACTTCTCCCTTCATGAAAAAGGGAACATAGGTCATATGTTGATAATCAGGGATCTGGGTAAGATCAAATTATTGATCTGTTTGGAACAACCAATCTAAGGGATTAGACTTTTCAAAAGGTAGGAAAGAAATTTTGGGAGGTTTAATGATGGGTGATGTGTATTTAGAATTAGTGGAGGGTGATGCTTGTATGGCAATATGGTCTCTGATGATGTTGGGTAATTAGGTAGAGATAAATTTCTAGAAGGTATCATGTTGTTTTGTAATGGCGTTAATGCTAATTTGCATCGCCTTCATTTGTGTCATGAGTTCTTCATTAGAGTTCTCGTGTTTTTCAGGCTTGGGAGGCATTGTGAGAggcaatgaaagcaccaaataATGCAAGTTTCAAAACATAATTGGTTTCCAATTCGAGCTGGAGAATACTCCttggaaaaaaaagataaggaagaggaaaaataaGGAGAAAAATTGGGATTaagatccttttttttttgctactgATTATTCATTTCATTCTCATTTTTAAAGACTATCAAATGCTAACAATATTCCTAGTCTCATGGATCGATTTCTAGGTGGCCAAGGATCCTTACAGTGCTAACAATATTGGAATCTATTGATCGTTGTAaatcttaaataataataacaaaatttagcTGAGTCATCCACATATTCTTTCTAGAAGATTACACAAAATCCTCATGCCTTTTTGACCTTTGTCTCACACATTTGGGCCTATCTGGCATTCCACCCTTTGGCCCAATGTTCTCATTTGTGACTTTCTGTGCATTTATTGGGCTTTAGTTGCGTATCAAGTGCTTGACAATGTGATTATCACCGCAAATCTAGTTGTTATTGTGTGGCTGTCCCCGATGGAAACCTTTTGGTGGTGGAGCTTCTCCATGGTCAATTGTTTGTCAAAAGACAAGGAAACTTCTAAAATTATGCTCACAACCATGCTTTCAGAAATCGGTAACAAAACCTCACATGTGCAAATCCATCGGTGAAGACTCAAAGGAGGTCGCGTTGGTCTATTGTTGTTCCCATTCTTTCCCTTGCTAATGTCGGAAGAGGGAGAACAATGAATCCCTTGGCAAATCACAATGCATGTCATCATTTTGTTTAGGGTTTCAACTTTCCCCATCTGACATCCTTTTAATCACATCtgtctattattttaaaagacgaatttcttaattttgtttaaacAAAATACTCATGtttcaaatcaattaaaattttgatggaatactaaatataagtaaaataattaatttataataatatttaaaataattaattattttaaaatttgaaccattgattgaatattaatatttttaatgaaaaataaaaaagtaattaaaataaaaatttaaaaaacataaaaaattaaaataaaactttttaaatttaatatactaaagtaaaaatttaaaattctaataaaataaaataaaaatactgaaatggaacaaaaatatttaatcagatttttaattactataagTTAGTTTGTGTGATTAACTAAAAAACGAAAGTAGGTTAAGGTAAATTGACTGAGTGGTCCTGGCGGGGATAACACCTTAAGGGCACCGTCAGAACAGTACAGGGTCAATATGGTCATTTGGAAGGGTTTCCCTCTGCAAGTTTAAACGTTTCTCTGCTCTTGTTTCCCCGGTTTTCAACTCAAGAGAGGGAACCAAAGTAGAAGAATATGATAaagtatttcaatttcaatcgAGGAAGGGACAATGCCGCCGATGCCTCACCGGCGGCGACGCCTTCTTCGTCCCCGGTGACCGGTCCGGCGAGGCCAATTCGCCTTGTCTATTGCGATGAGAATGGACGGTTCCGCATGGACCCCGAAGCCGTCGCCACGCTTCAGCTCGTCAAGGAACCCGTCGGCGTGGTCTCTGTGTGCGGCCGTGCTCGCCAGGGCAAGAGTTTCATTCTGAATcaggttaattttttaattgaagtcaATGAATGATTCTTCCTTTGGACTTTAGGGTTTAacaacttataatttatttataggcATTGTAGTATTGTATGTTAGGATTGTGGAAGAGCGTTTCGTGCTGTTAGAGGCACTGAATACGTTTTTATCTACCTAATGAAACGCAGTATGTAGTGGATGTGTCTGTGCTTtgtaaattgttaatttgataTTACCTATTATTATAGCCTATTATGGTGTGGAAGCGAAAAAAGTTGAGAACAGTTTTCTCATGTGAGTTAAACTCTTTGACATTGAGGTTGAAGTGAATCCGAGTGATGGTTTGTAATTTTATGCATTGGGTTTGGAGTTTATGCTGCTATTCTGTCTGTTACTGTCATGAACTATAAGATCAAAGAAAGCAACCTCTTGTTAAACCATTTTAGTGGTGcctttaagtaaatattttgcCTCTTCAGAAAATGTTATTAGCTctgatgcttttttttttatcggtatGAAATATGACTTTTCTTCTGGCATTGCTTTCTCCTCCTCCCTTCTTGGATATGTTTGTTAGAGTGAAATGCGACAAAAGAATCTAGCTAGTAACAGAGAGAAAGTGTGAGGAAGTAGAAGAAAATATTGGAGagaaattgagaatgaaaaGTGTTTGATGTTATTAATCTGAAAAGTTGTCCATATATCATACAATGTTCCTATTTATACATCTAAGCTAAGAGATTAACTTCCTCTATTACACAATCTGACATGTCAGTTACAGTTGGCACACTAGCCAACTTTCTAATTAACTGACCATGTACTAATTCCCAGCTGTCATGAAACCCAGTCTCATTTTGAGTAACTACTTTGTGCACAGATTACTTAAACAGTCTGGTGATAAAAAGAGTTGAGACTGTGTTCTCATTACCCTAATCCTTATTGCAGCTTTTGGGGAGGACTAGTGGATTTCAGGTAGCATCAACACATCGACCATGTACCAAAGGACTATGGTTGTGGAGTGCACCGTTGAAGAGGACTGCCCTTGATGGAACAGAGTACAATCTCCTGCTATTAGACAGTGAAGGAATAGATGCTTATGATCAAACGGTTAGCTTGGGTTCTCTAAGTGAAAGACATATGCTTCCttctattttatgtttgtttggtGTTCTAATCAGTTTGGATTTTGGATATTGATGCTAGCTACTGTAGTAATACCATACTACTTTCCGTATTTAGTTTCTTGTGTATATGTAGCTAGCCCATTTCCAACCATTGTAATGttcttttcctctcttttttctcaaTGTACAGGGAACATACAGCACCCAGATCTTCTCCTTAGCTGTCCTTTTGTCTAGCATGTTCATTTATAACCAGGTTGGGGCAACTCATGGAATCCTATATTTAGTCATAATTGAGAGTGCTTTTACTTCTccatattatttgatttttaacgaTTAGTGACCAGTTTGTGGGTCCACTACCGAGCATACAAATTTATTCCCTCTTCTCTCTTGTCTAGATGGGTGGTATTGATGAGGCTGCCCTTGATCGACTTTCTCTTGTCACTCAGATGACAAAGCACATTCGTGTTAGAGCATCTGGAGGAAGGAGTTCTACATCTGAACTGGGACAGTTTTCCCCTATTTTTGTTTGGCTTCTAAGAGTATGATGTTTAGAAACCTTTTGTCACCGTTCCATCacatattttggaaacttgAGATTCTTATTTTTTGATCTTGTGCTTTGAGCTTTTGATGTTATCTTAGCTTACTTCTGGTGTCTAGTTTCAGTCTTTGCCTTATTTTTGTCATTCCTCTTGCTGGCAGGACTTCTATTTGGACCTCGTAGAAGATAACAGAAAAATAACACCCCGTGACTATCTGGAAATTGCTTTGAGGCCTTTCCAAGGGAGTGGAAAAGATATAACTGCTAAAAACGAGGTATCTTTCTACTTCCTATtttagttctttattttttcacagAAACCATTATTATCAATTCACAAGGCTTATCCATCTGATTACGATCCTTAAATAAATTGGAAATTCTTTACTTGACAATTTTATTGAATGCATGAgaataggataaatgattttcCTCCAAGgttttccccttcacaaagggTTTCCCCTTTCTTACAGACTTTCTAATTCTCTTAATGAAACACTGGAGTGAAAATGCACCAAGcaagatatatatttatatacatttcaGAATTAATTACATTTAACTGTAAATATAAATGGAATCCAATAAGTACACAATACAAGCACTATGCATTAATCTGAACATTCATGAACCGTTGACTTTAATGCAGCAATTCCCTATGGATAAAAGACCCTTTTGCAACACCTTCTATcctcaatatttatttaactgATATGTTCTAACTAGCTGCTGTCCTGCTCTAACTTTCTCTAACTGTTCTAACTGTCCTTAACTTACAGTTCTAACTCCCCCTAATTACTTTTTGAGTCCCTTCTCTTCCATGCTAACAACTTGAAAACTGAAGGCATGTTTATTTTCACGTTGAACGTGTTAAAGCATCCGTGCAGTGCATTGAAAGCTGTGGTAACTCTAAAACCAAACACAAGTGTCCTTACAAATACAGACCATACTCGGTTTTTGCTATatctaaaaatacatgaaataaTATGGGGAATAAAATAATCAGATAGAGATGCATTAAGGACAAAACTTAGGGGTtgttttatagttatttttggGGCTATTTCCCAATGAAAATACAACATGTGTAACGATTATtacacattttatattttcattgatgAACTGTTACACTTGTGTTTTCATTGGAAAATAGCACCAAAAGTAACTATAGAACATCACTTAAGTCTTGTTCATGAATTTATCAGGAAGGTCAATCTAGTATTGCCCTGTCTGCTTTCCATTTACTCAAATCCTTCTGTggcttattttcttttattgtaaTGCATGCTCTCATTATAGTTGTGCACTATATTTTAAACCAAATCCGTTTTGTAAGCTTTTATAGCATTATTAGCAAATCGCAAATGATGAACTTGGTTTATTCTTCTGAATTGCTAATTTTCTGACAATATCAATCAGTAGATTCGAGATTCCATTCGGGCTTTATTCCCAGATAGAGAATGCTTCACTCTTGTGCGACCTCTGAACGATGAAAATGATCTACAGCGACTTGATCAGATATCGGTTGGTGTTTTACCAGTTACCATATTCTTTTGTCATTCATTTTGTTGTCtcatgacttgaaatttttatCTTCAATGTGCAGTTGGAAAAATTACGGCCTGAATTTCGATCTAGCCTGGATACTCTGACGAAGTTTGTTTTTGAGAGAGCAAGGCCAAAACAAGTTGGGGCAACTATGATGACAGGTCCTGTGTTGATTGGAATCACTGAATCTTATCTGGATGCTCTCAATCATGGTGCTGTGCCTACAATTTCTTCCTCCTGGCAGGTCAGTTTGTCCATCATTAAACCAAGGCTGCATGTGAGAATATCATATCATAAAaggaattttttaatgttattaaacTATGTTTCTAATTTTGGCCATACGTGGcaataactaataaaataatataatgaataTGTTTTCAGAAACATTAGTGGCTCATTGCATAATATGACTTTTTGACAGCTGTTGTCCTGTTTTACATTTTACcatctttatttttgtttaagattCTCATTATACTTTTTAAAGCTTTGGCCCAGGAATTCTAGATTCTGGTTTCTCCCACCCAATTCTTAACTGACAAGGCCTAATTACAATGATTATTAGCTTGTACATGTGTCATATATTCATTATTATACAGCCTAATTTAAGATTATACGGCCAACTCTCAACTTACAAGGCCTAATTAACAGGGGCCATCCTAACACAATGGTTATTTATTTAGCTTGTACATGTGTCATATATTCATTATTTTCACAACCACCAAAAAATTcatttggaagttgaaagttctGCTGTGAAATTTCTTCACATCAATTGTGTACTGTATTCTTCTATGCCCTTCCTTTTAATGTGaatggtttttgttttttttttctggtttgtGAACTAATACCTGTGAGGATTCCATATGTACTTCTTACCATGTATATGTAATAGGATTCAGTAATGGAAGTAAAATATAAGTTGGGATGGAAATTTTTTCAAGCATAAATTCCTTAGTTTTGGTTTGCATTTATTGTTGCTGAGTGTTGACTTGCAGAGTGTTGAAGAAGCTGAGTGTCGTAAAGCTTATGATTCTGCTGCCGAGATTTATATGTCCTCTTTTGACTGTACTAAGCCTCCTGAGGAGGTTAgttattcaaattgaaattgaatggtgattatatatttattttcctttccttttctaaTTACAATGCTTGTAGGCTGCTTTGAGGGAAGCACATGAAAAGGCAGTTCGAATTTCAATGGCAGCCTTTACTGCTAGTGCTGTAGGGGTTGGTTCAGTAAGAACAAAATATGAAGGCATGCTGCAGAAATTCCTCAAAAAGGCATTTGAGGTATtgtatattcaaaattatttgagtGCAATTAACTGATTAAACTTTATTTGGTAAAACTTATTTGCATATCAGagtagatataatttttttttagtcagGTATCTTACAAATCCACAATTTAGTCTGTGATTTTGGATAGGGAAATGAGAAAACAGAATAGACAAAAAGCATGATCATTTCTGTAATGTTTACTGAATGGAAagcagaaaaaaaagagagaattgaCCTTCCAAGGGTTTCCCCTTCAAATGGTTTGCCCTTTAACAATTGCGCTTCTAGTTAGCTCCTCAAATGCTAATAATTCAGAATGAAACCTCTTCTACTCTTTCCTATTACTTTAGCTACGCCCTTATTCATACAATGCTAACCACAATCAATTTTGTAGCTACTCTTAATCATGCAACTAAGTTTTTGTAACTGCTCCAACTGCTTTgcatcatatttcttttattcttctatAATTCTTTGTCTTGGGTTATATCAGTGCCATCTCCTTGAAGCTCAACCTTGTCCTAAAAGTTGAAATTGGGAATTGCCCCCTGTATGAAATTTTATGTTCATCTTCTCCCActtttgtttggataatttcCCTGTTATCAGGTACATGTCATCTTCTAGACTTCTACCATTACCAAGATTGTAATaatcttacttttttttggGCATTTGTACATGGGACTAAATGATCGGCCACATTGAAAAATGTCCCTTCTTCCTGTCTTTTGGTACACTCTTGATAAGGAAGCTTTTGTGCTCCTGTGTTTCTCTGCTGCATCAGCTCCTTATTGGGAGCCTGGCAGTGTTTCTGCTAGTTTGCACTTAGAATCTTTAAGTAAATATGTTTTCTGGTTGGTGCTACATAGGATCGCTTGTGTGGTTTCTGTTCTAAATAGAATATTTCATATAGGGcagataaagttttattttggctATATAATTGTGTTCATTAGTAGTCCTtctgtttgtattttaattgatataatttGGAAACCAAGCAGTTGCTCAGTTTTGAAGGAGAAGAGACCCTTGGAAGGAGAATTCTCTCCTTTCCTGTCAATTAATTACTCAATCAAATTAGATTTGTTCTTTCTTATTGGTCTGTGACAATCGTTTagatttgtttccttttcttattgGCAAGCATCACGTGGTGCTTACTGCTTctgttaaaaatttaaagaattattaaaatgaattctggtTTTTGACCTTTGACTAACCTAACTTTACTATAATTATTACACTAGTTATTTTTAAGGGGTATgccatcttttctttttgggGAGTGGCCTAATATTGTATGTTATGCTTCTATTTTATTGACTCTGGACAGGATTATAAGAGGAATGCGTATATGGAAGCTGATCTACAATGCTCTAATGCCATACAGTCTATGGAAAAGAGGCTAAGGGCAGCTTGTAATGCTTCCGATGCAAAGATAGATAATGTTGCCAAGGTAATTGTTGTTTGGCTAACTGCAAATATTCATGTTAGTAGGGTGGCTttattgaaatgacaaactgaCTTGATTATGTATATCTTATGCAGGTTCTTGATGCTCttttatgtgaatatgaaaaatCCATTCAAGCTCCAGAGAAGTGGCAAAAACTTGCTGTCTTCTTACAACAAAGGTTTGTCTGcagaaattgtttttaattgtttcttttaaaattgaCTTTTAATAGTTTACTTGTCGGTTGCCCTAGTTTTGAAGGCCCGGTACTAGACCTAACCAGGAGACTGATAAATAAAGTTGAATCTGACAAGAGTTCTCTCAGTTTAAACTATCGATTGACTGAAGATAAGATTGCCCTGCTTAATAAGAGACTGGAAACCAGTGAAAGTGAAAAGTCTGAGTATATTAAACGCTATGAGGATGCCATCAATGATAAGAAGCAACTAACTGATGAATATATGAATCGCATTACTGAACTGAGGGCTAGCTGTCGCTCATTGGATGAGAGATATTCTAGCTTATCAAAAACATTGGATTCTACCAAGCAAGAATCCATGGAttggaaaagaaaatatgaacaAGTTTTATCAAGGCATAAATCTGAGGAAGACCAAGCTAGTTCTGAAATAGCAGCCCTCAAGTCACATAGTAGTGCTGCTGAAGCAAGGTTGGCTGCAGCAAGGGAGCAATCCCAGTCTGCTCAGGAGGAGGCTGAAGAGTGGAAGCGGAAGTATGAAATTGCTGTTAGAGAAGCAAAAGCTGCTCTAGAGAAGGCAGCAATTGTGCAGGAGTACACAAACAAGCAATCACAATTGAGGGAAGATGCTTTAAGAGAGGAATTTTCTAGCACTTTGGCTGAAAAGGTAGGCTCTCTGATATTCCTGCTCTGCACTTTTGCAAATTGCTGGTTACCTAGAATTGCTGTTGCATAAAGTTCAATGAGCTTATTAATGTTGTATATGATGAATGGGATGGAGAATGGAGTTCTTATTCGTTTCTCCTTGTTGGTTTATACAGGAAGATAAAATAAAGGAGAAAACTGCCAAAATTGAGCATGCTGAGCAGTGTTTAACAACTTTGAAATTGGAATTGAAGGTAAGATTCATGCCTGCTAAGATAATTCAAGAAAACTGTTTTGTATACTCCTTTGCTTTCACTTCCACCTTCATATCTTTTTCATACCAGACGGACTATTTGTCCCACGGAACACTTCAAGGGCTCTCAGTAATGACAAGATTTATCTTGTGCATGTTTataatgaattttgttttttatttgatactCTGACCTATTTCTTTCACCCTCCCCCTCCCccaccaataaaaataaaataaaataaaaactgatgATTGGAGTTGAGAGTATTAGGAATTCTTAACTTGATTGTGTTAAGTGCCATGGTTGGTGTTTTAACCGAGTAGCACTTGATTTAAACCAGAGAAACTCATTTGATACCTGAAGTCAACTTGGATACTTttgcaattgatttttttgtattgTCTATTGTACACTTGTTGACCTTTAGGGTTTAAATACCATGTCTGATGGTAGAAATGTGTGCAGGCTGCTGAgtcaaaaataagaaattatgagTCAGAGATATCACCACTGAGGcttgaaattaaaaagttgATTGAGAGATTGAAAACTGAAAATGCTAGGGCTCAGTCATATGAGAAGGATGTAATGGTAATTCAACAGGAGATTAACCATCTAAAGGAGAAGTACAACACCGAGTGCATAAAATTTGAGGAAGTTCAGGAAAGATGTCAAATTGCTGAAAAAGAAGCTGTAAGGGCTACTGAAGTAGCTGACAAAGCTAGGGCTGAAGCCAACTTGGCTCAGAAGGAGATGAGCGAGATGCAGAGGCTTGCAATTGAGAGACTGGCACATATTGAAAGGGCTGAgaggaaaattgaaaatttggagAGGGAGAAAGATAATTTGGAAGGTGAATTGCAAAGAGTGAGGGATTCAGAGAAAGATGCACTTGTTAGGGTTTCAACACTAGAGGAAAAGGTGGGACAGAGAGAGAAGGATATAGATTCACTCTTGGAGAAAGATGGAACACAGAGGCGAAATAGCACACAGATTCTTGATCAACTTTTGGAAACAGAACGTGAAGCATGTGCTCAGGCAAATAGCAGGGccgactctctctctctccagtTACAGTCTGCACAAGCAAAAATTGATTCTCTCCATCAAGAACTGACTAAGTTTCAACTGAATGAAACAATATTGGACAGTGAGCTAAAAACTGCCTCTCGTGGAAAGCGTTTGAGGGTAGATGATATAGGTGTAGAATCTGGTCAGGACATGGATTCGAGCCCTAGAATCTTAAGGGGAACTAAGAGATCTAAGAGTACATCTAGTCCACTTAAGTTTTCACATCTGGAAGATGTTAGTTCCATTGGAGGTGATGAAGACAACTATAGTCAGCAAACTAACGAGGATGATTATAAAAAGTTTACCATCCAGAAGCTCAAGCAAGAGCTGACAAAACACAACTACGGTGATCAGCTGCTTGAGTTGAAGAATCCCAACAAGAAAGCTATCCTTGCTCTGTACGAGAAATGTGTTCTTCAGAAGTCATAGGCAATGGCATAGCATGTAATCATGTCCACCAGTAGAGGCCTCTAACAAGGGTGTGGGCCATACAAATTTCATTTATGTCATGGTGGCTCGCATCTAGACCATAAGTGTTTTGTTAATTCGATTTTTCAGTTTTAGCTTCATTAATCATTATACTGTATGTGTTTAGTTGGCTTGCTAGTAATGACTCCGGTTGGCCAAAGAGATGATGGTCTGATCTtcatttgttaaattaaatgcTCGAGTTAGTTGTATTCAGTAGATTTTGTATAGTTGTATTCGGTGTTTATTTGTAAGTTAACGCTACTAACAATGGATATTAAATTAGTTTCAAACCATATATTTAGATTAGCCTTTTAGTTGAGCATCCCTTTTGTTCCTGAAGAacggattaaaaaataattagtaaatgTTAGTATACTTTCAAATCATGTGCATAGTTGTAACCAGTATGCTTgagaatcaattaaaaatttaggtATGAATTcataatcattatatatattattaaatttacaaTACATGATCATGTCATtagataatgtaaaaaataatgcgattaaataataatataaaaaaattacactatattttttaataaatttatatatttttacataaaataaaaaaataaaaatttaataaacagtaaaatgtttgatttaatgtaaatttaaggttaaaatataattttaatttctttattttatgttttatgtattttgtaattttaattttttttttaaaattaagatatttagtGTCAGTTTAATTGCACCTAAGTTaatgagaaaaggaaaaaaaaaacaacaaagaattAGGAATATATGAGTGCTTTGGTTGTAATGATTTgagcagaaattaaaaaaaaattgtgggacCCACacgttttattttctttctctcgtATGAACAGATATGAAGAGAAATTGTCAGTGCGCATCTCCTTTTCCAATCTTGCCCTCAGCCTCCTCTGACCCTCCCTGCTATCTCTCGTACTCTCTTGGGAATTTACAGGGATATCTAACATTTTTCTGAGGCACCCAATAAAACAgtacaaaaatgaaaatgtccttcactttttttttttatggattgaTAATTCGTATAAGTTTTAACTCATACTCAAACATGTTTCCTGCATTATTAATAGATCACTCAaatcaactaaattaatagacatattatattataaataaatagtgtcgttatatataacattaaaatttttaatttatatctaatgtatatgtaaatttacataataaattttttgatgattattttttatctaataattaatttgtttacatatataaattataaataaaaatcataggtttaataagtatttacatatgtaaaaaaatatcaaatttatttaattatcaattgctataaaaaaaatatctgaatacatcattcaattaaatatcaaatttgtttaattatcaaattttgtaaataaagtaaattaataaaaaatttctaaaaaaaaaaaaattttaatttttttactatcgCAATAGTATATAAATTGGATCATTAAGGTCGTATTTTTGTGGGATTCCAAAAAATttgtaaacaatttttaaaaaaaatagtaattaagagTTGATACTAAATTAAggatattttgtaaaaatgtattactttattttcaaacaatatatattttagaattttaggtGTCTTTCAAGTGCAATTTACACCATTAGTAGTTGATTATTAGATTTAGTgggtattactttttttttttaaaaaaactaaattttattagttGATTTTGCATTGTAAAGTATAAGAttactaaattttaaacaaatttgaaaaatatattttatatattggaaagctcattatataaattatgtctATTATATATAGCGACACTATTTGTTTATAGTATAATATGTTTATTAGTTCAGTTAGTTTGAGTATTTTCTTAATAATGTAGGAGACACAAATTTGATCCCTACTtgaaccattaattttaaattaaatcataaattatatttttgaaaaaaaataaaaataaaatcctatGGGCCACGTACGGATTGGGAATCCGTAGGcccatacggattgacaatccgtaaaaaaaaaaaaaaactcatacaaattgttgatccgtatgagttaaaaaaaattcacatacaAATCATCGATTCAT of the Glycine max cultivar Williams 82 chromosome 13, Glycine_max_v4.0, whole genome shotgun sequence genome contains:
- the LOC100776402 gene encoding guanylate-binding protein 3 produces the protein MIKYFNFNRGRDNAADASPAATPSSSPVTGPARPIRLVYCDENGRFRMDPEAVATLQLVKEPVGVVSVCGRARQGKSFILNQLLGRTSGFQVASTHRPCTKGLWLWSAPLKRTALDGTEYNLLLLDSEGIDAYDQTGTYSTQIFSLAVLLSSMFIYNQMGGIDEAALDRLSLVTQMTKHIRVRASGGRSSTSELGQFSPIFVWLLRDFYLDLVEDNRKITPRDYLEIALRPFQGSGKDITAKNEIRDSIRALFPDRECFTLVRPLNDENDLQRLDQISLEKLRPEFRSSLDTLTKFVFERARPKQVGATMMTGPVLIGITESYLDALNHGAVPTISSSWQSVEEAECRKAYDSAAEIYMSSFDCTKPPEEAALREAHEKAVRISMAAFTASAVGVGSVRTKYEGMLQKFLKKAFEDYKRNAYMEADLQCSNAIQSMEKRLRAACNASDAKIDNVAKVLDALLCEYEKSIQAPEKWQKLAVFLQQSFEGPVLDLTRRLINKVESDKSSLSLNYRLTEDKIALLNKRLETSESEKSEYIKRYEDAINDKKQLTDEYMNRITELRASCRSLDERYSSLSKTLDSTKQESMDWKRKYEQVLSRHKSEEDQASSEIAALKSHSSAAEARLAAAREQSQSAQEEAEEWKRKYEIAVREAKAALEKAAIVQEYTNKQSQLREDALREEFSSTLAEKEDKIKEKTAKIEHAEQCLTTLKLELKAAESKIRNYESEISPLRLEIKKLIERLKTENARAQSYEKDVMVIQQEINHLKEKYNTECIKFEEVQERCQIAEKEAVRATEVADKARAEANLAQKEMSEMQRLAIERLAHIERAERKIENLEREKDNLEGELQRVRDSEKDALVRVSTLEEKVGQREKDIDSLLEKDGTQRRNSTQILDQLLETEREACAQANSRADSLSLQLQSAQAKIDSLHQELTKFQLNETILDSELKTASRGKRLRVDDIGVESGQDMDSSPRILRGTKRSKSTSSPLKFSHLEDVSSIGGDEDNYSQQTNEDDYKKFTIQKLKQELTKHNYGDQLLELKNPNKKAILALYEKCVLQKS